From Chryseobacterium joostei, the proteins below share one genomic window:
- the rpsN gene encoding 30S ribosomal protein S14, with amino-acid sequence MAKESMKARERKREALVAKYADKRKALKEAGDYEGLQKLPKNASPVRLHNRCKLTGRPRGYMRTFGLSRVTFREMANNGLIPGVRKASW; translated from the coding sequence ATGGCTAAAGAATCAATGAAAGCGCGTGAGCGCAAAAGAGAAGCACTTGTTGCTAAATACGCTGACAAAAGAAAAGCTTTAAAAGAAGCAGGTGATTACGAAGGACTTCAAAAATTACCTAAAAATGCTTCTCCTGTAAGATTACACAACAGATGTAAACTAACAGGTAGACCAAGAGGATACATGAGAACGTTTGGACTTTCCAGAGTAACTTTCAGAGAAATGGCAAACAACGGTCTTATCCCAGGTGTAAGAAAAGCTAGTTGGTAA
- a CDS encoding glycerol-3-phosphate dehydrogenase/oxidase: protein MKRNEELSKLTNVKEWDFIVIGGGASGLGSALDAVSRGFKTLLLESHDFAKATSSRSTKLVHGGVRYLAQGDVRLVKEALKERGLLAKNAAHIVKNQSFIIPNYTWWGGIYYKIGLSVYDFLAGKLSLGKTKYIGKSKTVEKLPTIEQNHLVSGVVYQDGQFDDARLAVNLTQTIIEKGGSAVNYVKVVNLLKNDADKIIGVVAEDQFSKQQYQIHAKVVINATGVFTNDILNMNNPKHGKLVVPSQGIHLVLDKSFLKSDDAIMIPKTSDGRVLFVVPWHDRALVGTTDTLLKDESFEPRALEEEINFVLNTARQYLSKKPTREDVKSVFAGLRPLAAPKDGSKSTKEVSRSHKVIASETGLISIIGGKWTTYRKMAEDTIDKAIQVHKLCNTISKTEHMSIHGNVKPEQVDRSNHLYVYGSDIPAIKALQESNPRFLQKIHPDHPFTVAEVVWAVRNEMAETIEDVLARRARLLFLDARAAIDSAHNVARIIAEEKGYSEDWATQQENEFIELAKGYLLTPYSPKVINLN, encoded by the coding sequence ATGAAACGAAACGAAGAACTTAGTAAATTAACCAATGTAAAAGAATGGGACTTTATTGTCATCGGAGGGGGAGCCAGTGGTTTAGGCTCAGCATTAGATGCAGTAAGCAGAGGATTCAAAACCTTATTGCTTGAATCTCATGATTTTGCGAAAGCAACATCTAGCAGAAGCACCAAGTTGGTACATGGTGGAGTAAGATATTTAGCACAGGGAGATGTCAGATTAGTGAAAGAAGCCTTAAAAGAAAGAGGTCTATTGGCGAAAAATGCAGCACATATTGTAAAAAACCAATCTTTCATTATTCCAAATTATACCTGGTGGGGAGGAATCTATTATAAGATAGGTCTTTCTGTTTATGATTTCCTTGCAGGAAAATTAAGCTTGGGTAAAACGAAATATATCGGTAAGTCTAAAACTGTTGAAAAGCTACCAACTATTGAACAAAACCATTTAGTAAGTGGTGTTGTTTACCAGGACGGACAGTTTGACGACGCCAGACTTGCAGTTAATTTAACCCAAACTATTATAGAGAAAGGCGGAAGTGCAGTGAACTATGTAAAGGTTGTCAATCTTCTAAAAAACGATGCTGACAAAATTATCGGTGTGGTTGCAGAGGATCAATTCTCAAAACAGCAATATCAGATTCACGCAAAAGTTGTCATTAATGCTACAGGTGTGTTCACGAATGACATTCTTAACATGAACAATCCTAAGCATGGTAAACTTGTGGTACCAAGCCAGGGAATTCACCTAGTGTTGGATAAATCTTTCCTGAAAAGTGATGACGCCATCATGATTCCAAAAACATCAGATGGAAGGGTTTTATTTGTTGTGCCTTGGCATGACAGAGCTTTGGTAGGAACTACTGATACGCTTCTAAAGGATGAAAGCTTTGAGCCGCGTGCCTTAGAAGAAGAGATCAACTTTGTATTAAATACAGCAAGACAATATTTGTCTAAAAAACCGACCCGTGAAGATGTAAAATCCGTCTTTGCCGGACTTCGTCCTCTTGCTGCTCCTAAGGATGGTAGCAAAAGTACGAAAGAGGTTTCCCGAAGCCACAAAGTCATTGCATCTGAAACCGGATTAATTTCCATCATTGGAGGAAAGTGGACTACTTACCGTAAAATGGCAGAAGATACTATTGACAAAGCAATACAGGTACATAAACTGTGCAATACCATCTCTAAAACAGAACATATGTCCATCCATGGAAATGTAAAACCTGAACAGGTAGACAGAAGCAATCATTTGTACGTATACGGATCTGACATTCCTGCTATAAAAGCCTTACAGGAAAGCAACCCACGTTTTTTACAAAAAATACACCCTGATCATCCTTTCACAGTTGCGGAGGTAGTATGGGCCGTAAGAAATGAAATGGCAGAAACTATTGAAGACGTTTTAGCAAGAAGAGCACGTTTACTATTCCTTGATGCCAGAGCAGCTATAGACAGCGCACATAACGTTGCAAGAATTATTGCAGAAGAAAAAGGATATTCTGAAGACTGGGCAACGCAGCAGGAAAACGAATTCATCGAACTAGCAAAAGGATATTTATTAACACCTTATTCACCTAAAGTTATCAACCTTAATTAA
- the rplX gene encoding 50S ribosomal protein L24 has protein sequence MSKLKIKRGDNVIITTGKKDIKGKTGEVIEVIKKEGRDPRVIVAGLNIVKKHVKPSASNPQGGITEKEASIHISNVALVGKDGKAIKIGYKIEGDTKVRINKKTGETL, from the coding sequence ATGTCAAAGTTAAAAATAAAAAGAGGAGATAACGTAATCATTACTACTGGTAAGAAAGATATCAAAGGTAAAACTGGTGAAGTTATTGAAGTGATCAAGAAAGAAGGTAGAGACCCTAGAGTAATTGTTGCAGGACTTAACATCGTTAAAAAACACGTTAAGCCTTCAGCTTCAAATCCTCAAGGAGGAATTACTGAAAAGGAAGCTTCTATTCATATCTCAAACGTAGCTTTAGTTGGTAAAGACGGAAAAGCTATCAAAATCGGTTACAAAATCGAAGGAGATACGAAAGTAAGAATCAACAAAAAAACGGGTGAAACTTTATAA
- the rplB gene encoding 50S ribosomal protein L2 has translation MSVRKLKPITPGQRFRIVNNFEEITTNKPEKSLTVGISKSGGRNQTGKMTMRYTGGGHKKKYRIIDFKRNKANVEATVKTVEYDPNRTAFIALLEYADGEKRYIIAPNGIKVDQKVISGESVEPNVGNAMKLKNIPLGTVISCVEMKPGQGAILARSAGSSAQLTSRDGKYAIIKLPSGESRMILTECYAMIGSVSNSDHQLTVSGKAGRSRWLGRRPRTRAVVMNPVDHPMGGGEGRSSGGHPRSRNGMPAKGYKTRKKNKASNRHIISKRK, from the coding sequence ATGTCTGTTAGAAAATTAAAACCTATCACCCCGGGACAGAGATTCAGAATTGTAAACAATTTTGAAGAAATTACTACCAACAAACCAGAGAAATCTCTAACAGTTGGTATTAGTAAGTCAGGTGGACGTAACCAAACTGGTAAAATGACCATGCGTTACACCGGAGGTGGACACAAAAAGAAATACAGAATTATTGACTTCAAAAGAAACAAAGCAAACGTTGAAGCAACTGTAAAAACTGTAGAGTACGATCCAAACAGAACTGCATTTATCGCTTTATTAGAGTATGCTGATGGAGAGAAGAGATATATCATCGCTCCAAACGGTATCAAGGTTGATCAGAAAGTAATTTCTGGTGAAAGCGTAGAACCAAATGTAGGGAATGCAATGAAATTGAAAAACATTCCATTAGGTACTGTTATTTCTTGTGTTGAAATGAAGCCTGGTCAAGGTGCTATTTTAGCAAGAAGTGCTGGTTCTTCAGCTCAATTAACTTCTAGAGATGGTAAATATGCAATCATCAAATTGCCTTCAGGAGAATCAAGAATGATCCTTACTGAATGTTATGCAATGATTGGATCTGTTTCTAACTCAGATCATCAGTTAACTGTATCAGGTAAGGCTGGTAGAAGCAGATGGTTAGGTAGAAGACCAAGAACAAGAGCAGTTGTAATGAACCCAGTAGATCACCCAATGGGAGGTGGTGAAGGACGTTCTTCAGGAGGTCACCCAAGATCTAGAAATGGTATGCCTGCTAAAGGTTACAAAACCAGAAAGAAAAATAAAGCGTCTAACCGTCATATCATATCTAAACGTAAATAA
- the rpsS gene encoding 30S ribosomal protein S19: MARSLKKGPFIHHTLDKKVQTNIESGKKTVIKTWSRASMISPDFVGQTIAVHNGKSFIPVYVTENMVGHKLGEFSPTRSFRGHGGNKNKGSR; the protein is encoded by the coding sequence ATGGCAAGATCACTTAAAAAAGGACCATTCATTCATCATACTTTAGATAAGAAGGTTCAGACAAACATAGAGTCTGGTAAGAAGACAGTTATCAAAACTTGGTCTAGAGCATCAATGATCTCTCCGGACTTCGTAGGACAAACTATTGCAGTACACAACGGGAAATCTTTTATCCCTGTTTATGTTACAGAAAACATGGTTGGTCACAAGCTAGGCGAATTTTCTCCAACAAGATCTTTCAGAGGTCATGGTGGTAACAAAAACAAAGGAAGTAGATAA
- the rplP gene encoding 50S ribosomal protein L16 translates to MLQPKRTKFRRVHKMKMKGNAQRGSQLAYGTFGIKATEGAWITARQIEAARIAATRYMKREGQLWIKIFPDKPITKKPAEVRMGKGKGAVEYWVAVVKPGKIMFEIGGVSYDIAKEALRLAAQKLPVVTKFIVANDFVKPL, encoded by the coding sequence ATGTTACAACCAAAAAGAACCAAATTCCGTAGAGTTCACAAGATGAAGATGAAGGGGAATGCCCAAAGAGGTAGTCAACTTGCTTACGGAACTTTTGGGATCAAAGCTACGGAAGGAGCTTGGATCACTGCAAGACAAATTGAAGCAGCTCGTATTGCTGCTACAAGATATATGAAGAGAGAAGGTCAACTATGGATCAAAATCTTCCCAGATAAGCCAATTACTAAGAAACCAGCGGAAGTACGTATGGGTAAAGGTAAGGGTGCTGTTGAATATTGGGTGGCTGTAGTAAAACCAGGTAAAATTATGTTCGAAATCGGAGGTGTATCTTACGATATCGCTAAGGAAGCTTTAAGACTTGCTGCACAAAAATTACCAGTAGTTACTAAATTCATCGTTGCTAACGATTTTGTTAAACCTCTATAA
- a CDS encoding DeoR/GlpR family DNA-binding transcription regulator has translation MEKLIPRHDAILKELDEKGHVLVQDLCEKLNVSSVTIRKDLNFLESIGLLFRNHGGASKQLRYAYEKNVVEKESINVEAKQAIAKAALSLIQENDCIILASGTTMHYLARMLVNFGPLTVLTSSLRVAIELCNNPNINIIQLGGEVRKSSTSIVGSISEGILRQFSCNKLFLGVDGIDVEFGISTSNAAEAHLNQVMMECADQTIILADSSKLNKKGFGKIALLDQVDYLITDDGISVEEHIKLEEVGVNVIK, from the coding sequence ATGGAGAAGCTAATCCCCAGACATGATGCAATATTAAAAGAACTTGATGAAAAAGGGCATGTTCTTGTTCAGGATCTATGTGAAAAACTGAATGTATCTTCGGTTACGATCCGAAAGGATCTGAATTTTCTTGAAAGTATAGGGCTTCTTTTCAGAAATCATGGAGGTGCCAGCAAACAGCTAAGGTATGCCTATGAAAAAAATGTGGTGGAAAAAGAAAGTATTAATGTGGAAGCAAAACAAGCCATTGCAAAGGCTGCACTTTCTTTGATTCAGGAAAATGACTGTATCATATTGGCTTCCGGAACTACAATGCACTATCTTGCCAGAATGCTGGTGAATTTTGGACCACTTACGGTGCTAACTTCTTCGCTTAGGGTAGCTATTGAACTTTGCAATAATCCTAACATTAATATTATCCAATTGGGAGGCGAGGTTAGGAAAAGCTCTACCTCAATAGTAGGATCAATATCAGAAGGAATTCTTAGGCAGTTTTCCTGTAATAAACTTTTTCTGGGTGTAGACGGAATAGATGTAGAATTTGGTATTAGTACTTCCAATGCTGCAGAAGCACATTTGAATCAGGTGATGATGGAATGTGCAGATCAGACTATTATTCTGGCAGATTCATCAAAGTTAAATAAGAAAGGATTCGGTAAAATTGCATTATTGGATCAGGTAGATTATCTGATTACGGATGATGGTATTTCTGTTGAAGAACATATAAAATTGGAAGAAGTTGGAGTTAATGTTATCAAATAA
- the rpmC gene encoding 50S ribosomal protein L29 encodes MKNADIKNLSAGDIQAQLTEAKAQYSKLKLAHAISPIENPIQIKDLRRTIARLNTELTNKQ; translated from the coding sequence ATGAAAAATGCTGATATTAAAAATTTAAGCGCGGGTGATATTCAAGCTCAATTAACTGAAGCAAAAGCTCAATATTCTAAATTGAAATTGGCTCATGCAATCAGCCCAATTGAAAACCCGATTCAAATCAAAGATTTGAGAAGAACAATCGCAAGACTAAACACTGAGTTAACTAACAAACAATAA
- the rpsQ gene encoding 30S ribosomal protein S17, with amino-acid sequence MDRNLRKERIGVVSSNKMEKTIVVSETTRVKHPMYGKFVLKTKKYTAHDENNECTEGDTVLIQETRPMSKSKRWRLVRIIEKAK; translated from the coding sequence ATGGATAGAAATTTAAGAAAAGAAAGAATCGGAGTGGTTTCCAGCAATAAAATGGAAAAAACTATTGTTGTTAGTGAAACTACAAGAGTAAAGCACCCGATGTACGGTAAATTCGTTTTGAAAACAAAAAAATATACTGCACACGACGAGAACAACGAATGCACAGAAGGTGATACAGTTCTTATCCAAGAAACTAGACCTATGAGCAAGAGCAAGAGATGGAGATTAGTAAGAATCATTGAAAAAGCTAAGTAA
- the rplN gene encoding 50S ribosomal protein L14 — translation MLQTESRLKVADNTGAKEVLVIRVLGGTRRRYASVGDKIVVTIKDSTPSGNAKKGQVSKAVVVRTKKAVRRKDGSYIKFDDNACVLLNAAGEMRGTRVFGPVARELRDKEYMKIISLAPEVL, via the coding sequence ATGTTACAAACAGAATCAAGATTAAAAGTTGCTGATAACACAGGTGCAAAAGAAGTACTAGTTATCAGAGTTCTGGGAGGAACCAGAAGAAGATATGCTTCAGTTGGTGATAAAATCGTTGTTACTATCAAGGATTCTACACCATCAGGAAACGCTAAAAAAGGTCAGGTATCTAAAGCTGTAGTAGTAAGAACTAAAAAAGCAGTAAGAAGAAAAGATGGTTCATACATCAAGTTCGACGACAATGCTTGTGTATTACTAAACGCAGCGGGAGAAATGAGAGGAACTCGTGTTTTCGGACCAGTTGCTCGTGAGTTGAGAGACAAAGAATATATGAAAATCATTTCATTAGCTCCTGAAGTACTTTAA
- the rplC gene encoding 50S ribosomal protein L3 has translation MSGIIGKKIGMTSLFNEDGKNIPCTVIQAGPCSILQVRTLEKDGYTAVQLGFDDKSEKNVGKALAGHFKKAGSAPKAKLVEFHDGFSDAKVGEEVKVDLFIEGEYVDVTGTSKGKGFQGVVKRHGFGGVMQATHGQHNRLRAPGSIGAGSDPSRVFKGMRMAGRMGGEQVTVQNLQVLKVDQEQNLLVVKGAVPGAKNSYVIIRKWN, from the coding sequence ATGTCAGGTATTATTGGTAAAAAAATCGGTATGACTTCTTTGTTTAACGAAGACGGGAAAAACATTCCTTGTACAGTTATTCAAGCTGGTCCATGCTCGATTTTACAGGTCAGAACCTTAGAAAAAGACGGTTATACAGCTGTTCAATTAGGTTTCGATGACAAGAGTGAAAAGAACGTTGGTAAAGCGTTAGCTGGCCATTTTAAAAAGGCTGGTTCTGCTCCTAAAGCTAAATTAGTAGAATTCCATGATGGGTTCTCAGATGCGAAAGTAGGAGAAGAAGTAAAAGTTGATTTATTCATCGAAGGTGAATATGTTGACGTAACAGGAACTTCAAAAGGTAAAGGCTTCCAGGGTGTTGTTAAAAGACACGGATTTGGAGGTGTAATGCAGGCAACTCATGGTCAGCACAACAGACTTAGAGCTCCAGGTTCTATCGGTGCTGGTTCAGACCCTTCAAGAGTATTCAAAGGGATGAGAATGGCTGGAAGAATGGGAGGTGAGCAGGTAACTGTTCAAAACCTTCAAGTGTTAAAAGTTGATCAAGAACAAAATCTTTTAGTAGTAAAAGGTGCTGTTCCGGGAGCTAAAAATTCTTATGTAATTATCAGAAAATGGAACTAG
- the rplV gene encoding 50S ribosomal protein L22 yields MGSRKRESALARKLTNQDVVKAIHNDCPSSPRKMRLVADIIRGEQVDKALYILKYSKKDASNKLEKVLLSAMANWQTKNEGADIEEANLIVKEIFVDSARQLKRLRPAPQGRGYRIRKRSNHITLILGKKEN; encoded by the coding sequence ATGGGATCAAGAAAAAGAGAAAGTGCATTAGCACGTAAATTGACAAACCAAGATGTAGTAAAAGCAATCCACAATGATTGCCCATCTTCTCCAAGAAAAATGAGATTAGTAGCTGATATCATTAGAGGAGAGCAAGTAGATAAAGCTTTATACATTCTAAAATATTCTAAAAAAGACGCATCTAACAAGTTAGAAAAAGTATTGCTTTCAGCAATGGCTAACTGGCAGACTAAAAACGAAGGTGCTGATATTGAAGAAGCAAACCTTATCGTTAAAGAAATTTTTGTAGACAGTGCAAGACAATTGAAGAGACTAAGACCAGCTCCACAAGGTAGAGGGTATAGAATCAGAAAAAGATCAAACCACATTACATTAATCTTAGGTAAAAAAGAAAATTAA
- the rpsC gene encoding 30S ribosomal protein S3, giving the protein MGQKTNPIGNRLGIIRGWDSNWFGGNDYGDRIAEDYKIRRYLEARLSKGGISKIYIERTLKLVTVTITTARPGLIIGKGGQEVDKLKEELKKLTGKDIQINIFEIKRPELDAVLVADSISKQIENRISYRRAVKMAMASTMRMGAEGIKVQISGRLNGAEMARSESFKDGRIPLSTFRADIDYHWAEAHTTYGRLGVKVWIMKGEVYGKRELSPLVGQQKKGGQSDRGNRGGDRDNRRPRKNNNNNNNN; this is encoded by the coding sequence ATGGGACAGAAGACAAATCCAATTGGTAATAGATTAGGTATCATCAGAGGATGGGATTCTAACTGGTTTGGTGGAAACGATTATGGAGACAGAATCGCTGAAGACTACAAAATCAGAAGATACCTTGAGGCTAGATTATCTAAAGGTGGTATTTCAAAAATTTATATTGAAAGAACATTAAAATTAGTAACAGTTACAATCACTACTGCTAGACCGGGACTTATCATCGGTAAAGGAGGTCAGGAAGTTGATAAATTGAAAGAAGAATTGAAGAAACTTACAGGTAAGGATATTCAAATCAATATTTTCGAAATCAAAAGACCTGAATTAGATGCTGTACTAGTTGCTGATAGTATTTCTAAGCAAATTGAAAACAGAATCTCTTACAGAAGAGCTGTTAAAATGGCAATGGCAAGTACTATGAGAATGGGTGCTGAAGGTATCAAAGTTCAAATCTCTGGTAGATTGAACGGAGCTGAAATGGCAAGATCAGAATCTTTCAAAGACGGAAGAATTCCATTGTCAACTTTCAGAGCTGATATCGATTATCACTGGGCAGAAGCTCACACTACTTACGGTAGACTAGGTGTAAAAGTTTGGATCATGAAAGGTGAAGTTTACGGTAAAAGAGAACTTTCTCCACTAGTGGGACAACAGAAAAAAGGAGGTCAGTCAGATAGAGGAAACAGAGGTGGAGACAGAGACAACAGAAGACCTAGAAAAAACAACAACAATAACAATAATAATTAA
- the rplE gene encoding 50S ribosomal protein L5 has product MEFIARPKKIYKEQIVPAMMEEFGYKSIMQVPRLEKIVISQGLGDATADKKIIDYAVEELTNITGQKAVGTISKKDEAAFKLRKGMPVGAKVTLRAQRMYEFLDRLTSSALPRIRDFSGIKADGFDGRGNYNLGITEQIIFPEIVIDKVKKIQGMDITFVTTAKTDKEAKALLTHFGLPFKKN; this is encoded by the coding sequence ATGGAATTTATAGCAAGACCCAAAAAAATATATAAAGAGCAAATTGTTCCTGCAATGATGGAAGAATTTGGGTACAAGTCAATCATGCAAGTACCTAGATTAGAGAAAATCGTTATTTCGCAAGGTTTAGGAGATGCTACTGCAGATAAGAAAATTATTGATTATGCTGTAGAAGAATTAACTAACATTACAGGTCAGAAAGCAGTAGGTACAATCTCTAAGAAAGATGAAGCTGCATTCAAACTTAGAAAAGGAATGCCTGTAGGAGCAAAAGTAACATTGAGAGCTCAGAGAATGTATGAGTTCTTAGACAGACTTACTTCTTCTGCTTTACCACGTATCAGAGATTTCTCTGGTATCAAAGCAGATGGTTTCGATGGTAGAGGTAACTACAACTTAGGTATTACTGAGCAAATTATCTTCCCTGAAATCGTAATTGACAAAGTGAAAAAAATCCAAGGGATGGACATCACTTTCGTTACAACTGCGAAGACAGATAAAGAAGCTAAAGCATTATTAACTCACTTCGGTTTACCATTTAAAAAGAACTAA
- the rplD gene encoding 50S ribosomal protein L4 has translation MELVVLNTSGKETGRKVTLDETVFGIEPNQHAVYLEVKQYLAAQRQGTHKAKERSEITASTKKLKKQKGSGSARYGDIKSPTFRGGGRVFGPKPRDYRFKLNKALKRLAKKSVLSQKMRDNSIKVLEDLSFGAPKTKDFINVLNALELNGKKSLFVLPEANKNVYLSSRNLPKTKVMNFNEISSYDLVNAGEIIFFEGAVEKFQENLKK, from the coding sequence ATGGAACTAGTAGTATTAAATACATCAGGAAAAGAGACCGGAAGAAAAGTAACTCTAGACGAAACAGTATTCGGAATTGAGCCAAATCAGCACGCGGTTTACTTAGAAGTTAAACAGTACCTTGCTGCACAAAGACAAGGGACTCATAAAGCAAAAGAAAGAAGCGAAATTACAGCTTCTACTAAAAAGCTTAAGAAGCAAAAAGGATCAGGATCTGCTAGATATGGTGATATCAAATCTCCAACTTTCAGAGGTGGAGGTAGAGTATTTGGACCAAAACCAAGAGACTACAGATTCAAATTGAACAAAGCTCTTAAGAGATTAGCTAAGAAATCTGTTTTATCTCAGAAAATGAGAGACAACAGCATTAAAGTTTTAGAAGATTTGAGCTTTGGTGCTCCTAAGACTAAAGATTTCATCAATGTATTAAATGCATTGGAACTTAACGGTAAAAAATCTTTATTCGTTCTTCCTGAAGCTAACAAGAATGTGTATTTATCTTCAAGAAACTTACCTAAAACTAAAGTAATGAACTTCAACGAAATTAGTTCTTACGATCTAGTAAACGCAGGTGAGATTATTTTCTTCGAAGGTGCAGTTGAAAAATTCCAGGAAAATTTAAAGAAATAA
- the rpsH gene encoding 30S ribosomal protein S8: MVTDPISDFLTRVRNAQSAGHKVVEIPASKIKKEITKILFDQGYILNYKFEDNAVQGVIKIALKYDKQTSKPAIKSIQRASRPGLRQYKGSTELPRVLNGLGISIISTSKGVMTDKKAREEKVGGEVICYVY; this comes from the coding sequence ATGGTAACAGATCCAATTTCAGATTTCCTAACAAGAGTAAGGAACGCACAAAGCGCAGGCCACAAAGTGGTGGAAATTCCTGCATCGAAAATCAAAAAGGAGATTACTAAGATCTTATTTGATCAAGGGTATATCTTAAACTACAAGTTTGAAGATAACGCTGTTCAAGGAGTGATCAAAATCGCTTTAAAGTACGATAAGCAAACTAGCAAACCTGCTATTAAGTCTATTCAAAGAGCTTCTAGACCAGGTTTGAGACAGTACAAAGGTTCTACTGAACTTCCAAGAGTACTAAACGGTTTGGGTATTTCTATCATCTCTACTTCTAAAGGAGTAATGACTGACAAGAAAGCTAGAGAAGAGAAAGTAGGCGGTGAAGTAATCTGCTATGTTTATTAA
- the rplW gene encoding 50S ribosomal protein L23: MSIIIKPVISEKANYLTDLRGSYSFLVEPKANKIQIKKAVEAAYGVKVADVNTMIYAPKVSSKYTKKGLQVGKTNKLKKAVIKLAEGEVIDIFAVN; the protein is encoded by the coding sequence ATGTCTATTATTATTAAACCAGTTATTTCAGAAAAGGCTAATTACCTTACAGATTTAAGAGGTTCTTATTCTTTCTTAGTTGAACCTAAGGCGAATAAAATCCAGATTAAAAAAGCTGTTGAAGCAGCTTACGGTGTAAAAGTAGCAGACGTTAACACAATGATTTATGCTCCGAAGGTTTCTTCAAAATACACTAAAAAAGGTCTTCAAGTAGGAAAGACAAACAAATTGAAAAAAGCGGTAATCAAACTTGCTGAAGGTGAGGTTATCGATATTTTTGCTGTAAATTAA
- a CDS encoding GLPGLI family protein, with translation MQKQFIASVLFFFLCTMGNGFYGQKNVDIDVVKSQYVYLLTNQRDSLDVENKSEEYFILQRGKEKSQFMSLNSYKRDSVAAGLVNNSVRTSTLDLTNIPKTNFTYRIIKDPAKNKIDYYDKIIRMDFSYEENPGFNWKITSEKKNIGTLKCQAAILSYAGRNYKAWFTNDIPVSDGPYKFYGLPGLIVEMEDDKKHYKFELLSYKNFADEKPLWISEKRMNGKKVPKADFYKGLKNSQENLVQEMAKSGFKLDAGAESLVKDKLKKRNNPIELIP, from the coding sequence ATGCAAAAACAATTTATAGCGTCAGTGCTGTTTTTCTTTTTATGCACGATGGGGAATGGGTTCTATGGCCAAAAGAATGTTGATATAGATGTAGTGAAATCTCAATATGTTTATTTATTGACCAATCAGCGCGATTCCTTGGATGTTGAAAATAAAAGCGAGGAATACTTTATATTGCAGAGAGGGAAAGAGAAGTCACAATTCATGAGTTTGAACTCTTATAAAAGAGATTCTGTTGCTGCTGGTTTGGTTAACAATAGTGTAAGGACGTCAACATTGGACTTGACAAACATTCCAAAGACCAATTTTACTTACCGAATCATTAAGGATCCTGCCAAAAACAAAATTGACTATTACGATAAAATAATCAGAATGGATTTTTCGTATGAAGAGAATCCTGGGTTTAATTGGAAGATCACCAGTGAAAAAAAGAATATTGGAACCTTAAAATGCCAGGCTGCCATTCTTAGTTATGCCGGGCGTAATTATAAAGCTTGGTTTACTAATGATATTCCTGTGTCGGATGGCCCGTATAAGTTTTATGGATTGCCGGGGTTGATTGTTGAAATGGAAGATGATAAAAAGCATTATAAGTTTGAATTATTGAGCTATAAAAATTTTGCTGATGAAAAACCGTTGTGGATTTCAGAGAAAAGGATGAATGGAAAAAAAGTTCCTAAAGCTGATTTCTATAAAGGATTAAAAAATAGTCAGGAGAACCTGGTTCAGGAAATGGCTAAAAGTGGATTTAAGCTTGACGCCGGTGCGGAAAGTTTAGTGAAAGATAAATTGAAAAAAAGAAATAATCCCATAGAATTGATTCCTTAA